One window of Leptotrichia trevisanii DSM 22070 genomic DNA carries:
- a CDS encoding ComF family protein: MVECDIVSKDTKNILKSLKKLRKLNNIYYVWDYNKEFKQLIYSYKYNRKRIIAKLIAELIKDEFYYVLKREKIDVVVSVPVSRKRKNERGYNQVDEILNCLKVNYVQIERVKNTKKMAEILDEEERNRNIEGAFRISRNVDLRNKKILILDDIVTTGATLREIKNSILEQFEDKNGNKDFGINKKSNNIKITVFCLAAAREIKVNRGEI; the protein is encoded by the coding sequence TTGGTTGAGTGTGATATTGTGTCAAAAGATACAAAAAATATTCTGAAAAGTCTGAAGAAATTGCGGAAATTAAATAATATTTACTATGTCTGGGACTACAACAAGGAGTTTAAGCAACTAATTTATTCCTATAAATATAATCGGAAAAGAATTATAGCAAAATTGATTGCTGAATTGATAAAAGATGAATTTTATTATGTTCTGAAACGGGAAAAGATAGATGTTGTCGTGAGTGTGCCTGTCAGCAGGAAACGGAAAAATGAGAGAGGGTATAATCAGGTTGATGAAATTCTGAATTGCCTGAAAGTGAATTATGTTCAAATTGAGCGGGTGAAAAATACGAAAAAGATGGCTGAAATTTTGGACGAAGAGGAAAGGAACAGGAATATTGAGGGAGCTTTTAGGATTTCCCGGAATGTTGATTTAAGAAATAAAAAGATTTTGATACTTGATGATATTGTAACAACAGGGGCTACGCTTCGGGAAATAAAAAATAGTATTTTGGAGCAGTTTGAGGATAAGAATGGGAATAAAGATTTTGGAATAAATAAAAAAAGCAACAATATAAAAATTACTGTTTTTTGTCTGGCTGCGGCTAGGGAAATTAAGGTAAATAGAGGAGAAATATGA
- a CDS encoding zinc ribbon domain-containing protein, with product MRNDEKCCKCGEEMFEIKKVAIPTKEVTGTKIAIDIFYLKICKNCGYTEMYSTKIIQKVEDPV from the coding sequence ATGAGAAATGATGAAAAATGCTGTAAATGTGGGGAAGAAATGTTTGAAATAAAGAAGGTGGCGATTCCGACTAAAGAGGTGACTGGAACAAAGATTGCAATTGATATATTTTATTTGAAAATATGTAAAAATTGTGGATATACGGAAATGTACTCAACCAAGATAATTCAGAAGGTTGAAGATCCTGTTTAG
- a CDS encoding YraN family protein: MNKREIGFKYENVAKEYLILQGLTFIESNFYTRFGEIDLIFFEKRSQTLVFVEVKYRKNNFFGSAIEMVTEEKQNRILASSQVYLLKKDWDKNVRYDIVGVNRGFGNIEWLKNAF, translated from the coding sequence ATGAATAAAAGGGAGATTGGGTTTAAGTATGAGAATGTGGCGAAAGAATATTTGATTTTGCAGGGGCTTACGTTTATTGAGAGTAATTTTTATACTAGGTTTGGGGAGATTGACTTGATTTTTTTTGAAAAGAGGAGTCAGACGCTGGTGTTTGTGGAGGTTAAGTATCGGAAGAATAATTTTTTTGGTTCGGCGATTGAGATGGTGACGGAAGAGAAGCAGAATAGGATTCTTGCCAGTTCGCAGGTTTATCTTTTGAAAAAGGATTGGGATAAAAATGTGAGGTATGATATTGTTGGGGTGAATAGGGGCTTTGGTAATATTGAGTGGTTAAAAAATGCGTTTTGA
- a CDS encoding PAAR-like protein, translating to MNKNIFENQNQSLTQNWDKLNQHYVQEVKKIAEDEKILRKNREKSVKERLKTMGRQKVPKDHIKTLVCDGAVLTCPQGYFNYPAPRFDENHIVKPSSLSSPKRDMIKFLVPNPHVFLMGLDPVGTDIHVLSENFEPDPILYCKKLSGPCKIKENKKKWIKTSTGLVVNGSSTILKSSNLICNCNGEEILLDVIDNGQNSEITKAWIEKILRNIGITPSDRRFVGMAITIGEGVISINLIISGVFAPAGTAMMTRIARGLKGTYDLLNNARDFNILLTGKDPVVELTHGYISEGVMNRYDLFGSISSSADLVIGMKNIVGNEISRFNFYKNDIQETVFQNASISVSNEIVTSRLSQVNGVFGSSSRKTSIKDIASDYNTSLRNMNSYNSTISLEDYYSYTTTTVQKTMESIDINVGSYKNLSPIEIKEVVSIVSKEYEEEAFITNEFLFEGDKK from the coding sequence ATGAATAAAAATATTTTTGAGAATCAAAATCAATCTTTAACACAAAATTGGGATAAACTTAATCAACATTACGTGCAAGAAGTAAAAAAAATAGCAGAAGATGAAAAAATTTTAAGAAAAAATAGAGAAAAAAGTGTAAAAGAACGATTAAAAACAATGGGACGCCAAAAAGTTCCAAAAGATCATATAAAAACTTTAGTTTGTGATGGTGCAGTATTAACATGTCCACAAGGATATTTTAATTATCCTGCACCCCGATTTGATGAAAATCACATTGTAAAACCTTCTTCTTTATCATCTCCTAAAAGAGATATGATAAAATTTTTAGTGCCTAATCCTCATGTTTTTTTGATGGGATTAGATCCTGTAGGAACTGATATACATGTATTATCTGAAAATTTTGAGCCAGATCCTATATTATATTGTAAAAAGCTTTCTGGTCCTTGTAAAATAAAAGAAAATAAAAAGAAATGGATAAAAACTTCAACAGGTTTAGTTGTTAATGGTTCCTCTACAATACTTAAAAGTTCTAATCTAATATGTAATTGTAATGGAGAAGAAATTCTGTTAGATGTTATAGACAATGGACAAAATTCAGAAATAACAAAAGCCTGGATAGAAAAAATTTTAAGAAATATAGGAATAACACCCTCAGATAGAAGATTTGTTGGTATGGCTATAACAATAGGGGAAGGTGTAATTTCTATTAATTTAATAATTTCAGGAGTTTTTGCTCCAGCTGGAACAGCAATGATGACTAGGATAGCAAGAGGATTAAAGGGAACATATGATTTACTTAATAATGCAAGAGATTTTAATATTTTATTAACAGGAAAAGATCCTGTTGTAGAGCTTACTCATGGTTATATTTCAGAAGGAGTTATGAATCGTTATGATTTATTTGGTAGTATTTCTTCTTCTGCTGATTTGGTGATAGGAATGAAAAATATTGTAGGAAACGAAATTAGTAGATTTAATTTTTATAAAAATGATATTCAGGAAACTGTATTTCAAAATGCTTCAATTTCTGTATCAAATGAAATTGTAACTTCAAGATTAAGTCAAGTAAATGGAGTTTTTGGTTCATCATCGAGAAAAACATCGATTAAAGATATAGCATCAGATTACAATACATCATTAAGAAACATGAATTCATATAATTCTACAATATCTCTGGAAGATTATTATAGTTATACTACAACAACTGTTCAGAAAACAATGGAAAGTATAGATATAAATGTTGGATCATATAAAAATTTATCCCCTATAGAGATAAAAGAAGTAGTTTCTATTGTTAGTAAAGAATATGAGGAAGAAGCTTTTATAACTAATGAATTTTTATTTGAAGGAGATAAAAAATGA
- a CDS encoding tetratricopeptide repeat protein: MKKQIILIILIISLIMNCGNGTSSSNKNVKQYKLSENEKSKIEQETSKINDDTTNEELENMMTTAKLNYNSNPEIGRLYFEKLVKYKPEAARYLADYYYNLKDYPNYEKWEKKAIELGIDSSIYNLAHYYDEIGNYAESEKWYLEYIKKHKDSEDALTNLAIVYAKHGNYSESEKYLKGLGLTDGNAMYYLGMHYATVKDYKKAEEVYNKMIESGNPDGYFGLASLYEEMYKNKWSKVEKISALYKKGADMGEPKSAWKIASKKFKLRYYEEAKKYYLIAYNKNLFKADAAFNIGLICNIQHNYTESRRWFQIALDLGIVEAKQELKEIEGKW, translated from the coding sequence GTGAAAAAACAAATAATTTTAATAATTTTAATAATTTCATTAATAATGAATTGTGGTAACGGAACATCGTCTTCAAATAAAAATGTAAAGCAATATAAATTAAGTGAAAATGAAAAATCTAAAATTGAACAGGAGACTTCTAAAATAAATGATGATACGACAAATGAAGAATTAGAAAATATGATGACAACTGCCAAATTAAATTATAATTCTAATCCTGAAATTGGGAGATTATATTTTGAAAAACTTGTGAAATATAAACCAGAAGCTGCCAGATACCTTGCTGATTATTATTATAACTTAAAAGATTACCCTAATTATGAAAAATGGGAAAAAAAAGCAATAGAATTGGGAATAGATTCATCTATATATAATTTGGCACATTACTATGATGAAATAGGAAATTATGCAGAATCAGAAAAATGGTATCTCGAATATATAAAAAAACATAAAGATTCTGAAGATGCTTTGACAAATTTGGCAATTGTATATGCTAAACATGGAAATTATTCTGAATCGGAAAAATATCTTAAAGGATTGGGATTAACAGATGGAAATGCAATGTATTATCTGGGAATGCACTATGCAACTGTAAAAGATTATAAAAAGGCGGAAGAAGTATATAACAAAATGATAGAGTCAGGTAATCCAGATGGATATTTTGGACTTGCTTCACTTTATGAAGAAATGTATAAAAATAAATGGTCAAAAGTAGAAAAAATATCTGCTTTATATAAAAAAGGTGCAGACATGGGAGAACCAAAATCAGCGTGGAAGATAGCAAGCAAGAAATTTAAATTAAGATATTATGAAGAAGCTAAAAAATATTATTTAATTGCCTATAATAAAAACTTATTCAAGGCAGATGCCGCTTTTAATATTGGGTTGATATGTAATATTCAGCATAATTATACTGAATCACGAAGATGGTTTCAAATAGCATTAGATTTAGGAATTGTAGAAGCTAAACAAGAGCTAAAAGAAATAGAAGGGAAATGGTAG
- a CDS encoding phage baseplate assembly protein V, translating into MKLEIDSRIGEHTIGKIKYIGSVNQLSLYDALIDRKGDKEIKILGRSNIVDNTGNSTEKIFLNGVIKELQINETTAGALTVEITAISKSVLLDRIPRYRSFQDPTLTYSAIAEEINGNYGTNDGKIVNVGEDMQAVPRMTIQYNETDWEYLKRIASYTGQPIMAYSDKVFVGFFKNIPAQTPNLKYSQFGKRTKEERTYFKITGTEVYPVATPIKLKTRNRVSGEEVENDYYVLENKIYNEGNTLKCEYTLGKQTDYFVDPIPHEKIRGAVIEARTVHIARTDESKSNHGRSDGSSDNLEGRKIGAKPLNKYIEKTENNQNENTKEKVKTKDIAVMTLNLTEGLMDLGENGQSFEDKYAGKSYFPYVTPYSQSNTGFTPAPEVNDRVALYFPNGNETHAIVLGAVNNDGNGRFTDVANRNYHVGDSDFNMVLATNSLSTTAAESISQSASSISESADSISENAGNISNNAKSYTEIVEGSKTLVAGNISQTSQGNTSIQSNGDTEVNSNGFSVVNGGSNVLING; encoded by the coding sequence ATGAAACTGGAAATTGATTCAAGGATAGGGGAACATACGATTGGGAAAATAAAGTATATTGGTTCAGTAAATCAGTTAAGTTTATATGATGCCTTGATAGACAGAAAAGGGGATAAAGAGATAAAAATACTGGGAAGAAGTAATATTGTTGATAATACTGGAAATTCAACAGAAAAAATATTTCTGAATGGAGTAATAAAAGAGTTGCAAATAAATGAAACTACAGCAGGAGCTTTGACAGTGGAAATTACTGCAATTTCAAAAAGTGTTCTTTTGGACAGGATACCAAGATACCGTTCATTTCAAGATCCAACATTAACTTATTCAGCGATAGCAGAAGAAATAAATGGGAATTATGGTACAAATGATGGAAAAATTGTAAATGTTGGTGAAGATATGCAGGCAGTACCAAGAATGACAATCCAGTATAACGAAACAGACTGGGAATACTTAAAGAGAATAGCGTCGTATACAGGACAGCCAATAATGGCATACTCAGATAAAGTATTTGTAGGATTTTTCAAGAATATACCAGCACAGACACCGAACTTAAAGTATTCTCAATTTGGGAAAAGAACAAAAGAAGAGAGAACATACTTTAAAATAACAGGGACAGAAGTATATCCAGTGGCAACACCAATAAAATTAAAGACTAGAAACAGAGTGTCAGGAGAAGAAGTTGAAAACGACTACTATGTTCTTGAAAATAAAATTTATAATGAAGGAAATACCTTGAAATGTGAATACACACTTGGAAAACAGACAGACTATTTTGTAGATCCGATACCACACGAAAAGATAAGAGGAGCAGTAATAGAGGCGAGAACAGTACATATTGCAAGAACAGATGAGAGCAAGAGCAATCACGGAAGAAGTGATGGAAGTTCGGATAATCTTGAGGGAAGAAAGATTGGAGCAAAACCACTTAATAAATATATAGAGAAAACTGAAAATAATCAGAATGAAAATACAAAAGAAAAAGTCAAGACAAAAGATATTGCAGTTATGACATTAAATTTAACAGAAGGGCTTATGGATTTGGGAGAAAATGGACAATCGTTTGAAGATAAGTATGCTGGAAAGAGTTATTTCCCATATGTAACTCCATATAGTCAAAGTAATACAGGATTTACACCAGCACCAGAAGTAAATGACAGAGTAGCACTTTATTTTCCAAATGGGAACGAAACACATGCAATAGTGCTTGGTGCGGTTAATAATGATGGGAATGGTAGGTTTACTGATGTGGCTAACAGGAATTATCACGTGGGGGATTCTGACTTTAATATGGTTCTTGCGACGAATAGTTTGTCAACGACGGCGGCAGAAAGTATATCACAGAGTGCAAGTAGTATATCGGAAAGTGCGGATAGTATTTCAGAGAATGCTGGGAATATAAGTAATAATGCGAAAAGTTATACAGAAATAGTGGAAGGAAGTAAAACTCTTGTAGCAGGAAATATTTCTCAAACTTCACAAGGAAATACAAGCATACAGTCAAATGGAGATACAGAAGTAAATTCTAACGGCTTTTCAGTAGTAAATGGCGGAAGTAATGTACTAATTAATGGATAG
- a CDS encoding ribonuclease HII — MCKDKLENQKNELMEFDEKYNKIVVGVDEAGRGPLAGPVVAGAVIVIQDFPELQEINDSKKLTEKKRERLFEVIEKNCIVGIGIASEKEIDKMNILNATFLAMRRAISQVAEKSAFDIVLVDGNHLIRKYEGEQECVVKGDSKSLSIAAASIVAKVTRDRILCEIAKEFPEYEFEKHKGYGTKKHREILVEKGACRYHRKTFLKKILGESKKRQ, encoded by the coding sequence ATGTGTAAAGACAAATTAGAAAACCAAAAAAATGAATTAATGGAATTTGACGAAAAATATAATAAGATTGTTGTTGGGGTTGATGAAGCTGGGAGAGGGCCTTTAGCGGGACCAGTTGTGGCTGGAGCTGTAATTGTGATTCAGGATTTCCCAGAATTGCAGGAGATTAATGACTCAAAAAAGTTGACTGAGAAAAAAAGGGAAAGATTATTTGAAGTGATAGAAAAGAATTGTATCGTGGGAATCGGAATTGCTTCAGAAAAGGAAATTGATAAGATGAATATTTTGAATGCAACATTTCTCGCAATGAGACGTGCAATTAGCCAAGTGGCAGAAAAATCGGCTTTTGATATAGTTCTGGTTGATGGTAATCACTTGATTAGAAAATATGAGGGTGAGCAGGAGTGTGTCGTGAAAGGGGACAGCAAGTCGTTATCCATTGCAGCAGCTTCGATTGTGGCGAAGGTTACAAGAGATAGAATACTTTGTGAGATTGCAAAGGAATTTCCCGAGTATGAGTTTGAGAAACATAAAGGGTATGGGACTAAGAAACATAGGGAGATTTTGGTTGAAAAAGGGGCTTGTAGGTATCATAGGAAGACGTTTTTGAAGAAAATATTGGGAGAGAGTAAAAAAAGACAATAG
- a CDS encoding RluA family pseudouridine synthase, with the protein MKEKYEVENEFEDEIDVENSENEENIVVLNEEAGSRIDKFLSERLELTRTRVQQLIKDENILVNEKKTKPAYKIEENDTIKVVIPELETVEIKPENIDIEIIYEDNDLAVINKRAGIVVHPANGHYSGTLVNAILYHIKDLSGINGEIRPGIVHRLDKDTSGLLIIAKNDKAHLKLSQMFHDKTVKKTYLAILKGKLNQKSGRIVTQIGRDKNDRKKMTVINDLNSGKTAITNYEVISQTEKFTLVKVHIETGRTHQIRVHMKYLGYPILGDSVYGRTDTEKRQMLHAYKLEFQHPITEENIEFIAKLPEDFKKALKKCGLEFETL; encoded by the coding sequence ATGAAAGAAAAATATGAAGTTGAAAATGAATTTGAAGATGAAATAGATGTTGAAAATAGTGAAAATGAAGAAAATATTGTTGTTTTAAATGAAGAGGCAGGGAGCAGGATTGATAAATTTTTATCGGAAAGGCTGGAGTTGACACGAACACGTGTTCAGCAGCTTATAAAGGACGAAAATATTTTGGTAAATGAAAAAAAAACAAAGCCTGCTTATAAAATTGAAGAAAATGATACGATAAAAGTTGTAATTCCAGAACTGGAAACAGTTGAAATTAAACCTGAAAACATTGATATTGAAATAATTTATGAAGACAATGATTTGGCAGTTATTAATAAAAGAGCTGGAATTGTCGTTCATCCTGCGAATGGACATTATTCGGGAACGCTTGTAAATGCAATTTTGTATCACATCAAAGATTTATCAGGAATAAACGGGGAAATCCGTCCTGGTATTGTGCATAGGCTAGATAAGGACACAAGCGGACTTTTAATAATAGCTAAAAATGACAAGGCACATCTGAAATTATCGCAAATGTTTCACGATAAAACTGTAAAAAAAACTTATCTTGCAATTTTAAAAGGAAAACTAAACCAGAAAAGCGGAAGAATTGTAACACAAATCGGGCGTGATAAAAACGATAGGAAGAAAATGACTGTAATAAATGATTTAAATTCAGGAAAAACTGCAATTACCAATTATGAAGTAATTTCACAGACAGAAAAATTTACGCTTGTTAAAGTTCATATTGAAACTGGAAGGACTCACCAAATCAGAGTTCACATGAAATATTTAGGCTATCCAATTCTAGGTGACAGTGTCTATGGGAGAACAGACACCGAAAAACGCCAAATGCTTCACGCCTATAAGCTTGAATTTCAACATCCAATTACAGAAGAAAATATAGAATTTATTGCAAAATTGCCAGAAGATTTTAAAAAGGCATTGAAAAAATGTGGGCTTGAGTTTGAAACTTTATAA
- a CDS encoding Fic family protein — MKDKYKMTLEENIFVAKRNIVDSIWKSANLEGIAVTYPQTETIFQGLGVQNMKVKDINAIVNLKHSWEFILENIEYPLDLNYICKINQLIGEANVNPFPGQLRFSDVSMGGTDWKPEIPNKEKVNDNLNEILESENSATEKAINLMLYLMRSQLFYDGNKRTSMMTANHVMIQNGAGIISVPIKQQEKFLELLVKFYETNDTSEIKKLIYNHCIDGINFKRE; from the coding sequence ATGAAAGACAAGTATAAAATGACATTGGAGGAGAATATTTTTGTTGCAAAAAGAAATATAGTGGATTCAATTTGGAAATCGGCAAATCTGGAAGGAATAGCTGTAACTTATCCTCAGACAGAAACGATTTTTCAGGGACTGGGAGTTCAGAATATGAAAGTTAAGGATATAAATGCCATTGTTAATTTAAAACATTCATGGGAATTTATTTTGGAAAATATTGAATATCCTCTTGATTTAAACTATATTTGCAAAATTAATCAGCTTATTGGGGAGGCAAATGTAAATCCTTTTCCTGGACAATTGAGATTTTCTGATGTAAGTATGGGTGGAACAGATTGGAAGCCTGAAATTCCAAATAAGGAAAAAGTGAATGATAATTTGAATGAAATTTTGGAAAGTGAAAACTCTGCAACAGAAAAAGCAATAAATTTAATGCTGTATTTAATGAGAAGCCAACTTTTTTATGATGGAAATAAAAGAACAAGCATGATGACAGCAAATCACGTGATGATTCAAAACGGTGCTGGAATTATTTCTGTACCGATAAAACAGCAAGAGAAATTTTTGGAATTACTTGTGAAATTTTATGAAACTAATGATACGAGTGAAATTAAGAAATTGATTTACAATCATTGTATTGACGGGATAAATTTTAAAAGAGAATAG
- a CDS encoding HD domain-containing protein, whose protein sequence is MYIIRKAMEYFKPKINRAYMNEALKKLTEKEKKIFLEMSDYDKFHSLEVYKKIKKTELKNNEKYLKLALLHDCGKENVLIITRVLHKLGLKTQLRNHAQRSFEKLEKVDEEVAVLAKNHHNRDYSQEMDIFQKCDDES, encoded by the coding sequence ATGTATATAATTAGAAAAGCGATGGAATATTTTAAACCGAAAATTAACAGGGCTTATATGAATGAGGCTTTGAAAAAATTGACAGAAAAAGAAAAGAAAATATTTTTGGAAATGTCTGATTACGATAAGTTTCATTCGCTTGAAGTTTATAAAAAGATAAAAAAAACAGAACTAAAAAATAATGAAAAATATTTAAAATTGGCACTTCTACACGACTGTGGAAAAGAAAATGTGTTGATTATAACGAGAGTTTTGCATAAATTAGGATTGAAAACGCAGTTGCGAAATCACGCACAAAGAAGTTTTGAAAAGTTAGAAAAAGTAGATGAGGAAGTAGCGGTTTTGGCGAAAAATCATCATAATAGAGATTATTCTCAGGAAATGGACATTTTTCAGAAATGTGACGATGAGAGTTAA
- a CDS encoding HAD family hydrolase: MKYDLVIFDLDGTLMDTSKSITKTVNSAMEELGKKQYSIGECVKFVGGGVSGLARNILGKEKYEDVTNEEMEKVIRKYYDIYFDYGVEPYEGIPELLDFLEQNGVKKGIVTNKDHETALSAVDKKLSKWKFDGIFGSNEKEYPNKPNPYNVDKMTQNLNISKEKILFVGDMLVDVNTAKNAGIDIVYCKWGFGEVKGEDGIDEDVKVSDVQEIIEKIKGE, encoded by the coding sequence ATGAAATATGATTTAGTTATATTTGATTTGGATGGAACGCTTATGGATACGTCGAAATCTATTACAAAGACTGTAAATTCAGCGATGGAGGAACTTGGAAAAAAACAGTATTCTATTGGTGAATGTGTAAAATTTGTTGGTGGTGGAGTTTCAGGGCTTGCACGGAATATTTTGGGAAAAGAGAAATATGAGGATGTAACGAATGAGGAAATGGAAAAAGTTATAAGAAAATATTATGATATTTACTTTGACTATGGTGTTGAGCCTTATGAAGGAATACCTGAATTGCTTGATTTTTTGGAACAGAATGGCGTGAAAAAAGGTATTGTAACCAATAAGGATCATGAAACAGCCTTATCTGCAGTTGATAAAAAGTTATCCAAATGGAAATTTGATGGAATATTTGGCTCAAATGAAAAGGAATATCCAAATAAGCCAAATCCGTACAATGTTGATAAAATGACACAAAATTTAAATATTTCAAAAGAAAAAATATTATTTGTTGGAGATATGCTTGTAGATGTAAATACAGCTAAAAATGCTGGAATCGATATTGTTTACTGCAAATGGGGATTTGGCGAAGTAAAAGGCGAGGATGGAATTGATGAAGATGTGAAAGTATCTGATGTTCAGGAAATTATTGAAAAAATAAAAGGTGAATAG
- a CDS encoding DUF896 domain-containing protein, with amino-acid sequence MEDIIKKINEFSKLARERELTEEEKKEREKYRKMYIEKFKESVRGHLDSIKVVRVDDEGNPIDDDGNVIEPEA; translated from the coding sequence ATGGAAGATATTATTAAAAAGATAAATGAATTTTCAAAGTTGGCACGTGAGAGGGAATTGACGGAAGAAGAGAAGAAAGAGCGTGAAAAATATAGAAAAATGTATATTGAAAAATTTAAGGAAAGTGTGAGAGGGCATTTGGACAGTATTAAAGTGGTTAGAGTGGATGATGAAGGAAATCCAATTGATGATGACGGGAATGTTATTGAGCCTGAAGCGTAA